Proteins encoded together in one Orcinus orca chromosome 13, mOrcOrc1.1, whole genome shotgun sequence window:
- the LOC101285966 gene encoding RNA/RNP complex-1-interacting phosphatase-like isoform X2: MSQWHHARGRWGQRRGFSGHPSAKRKGGKHILERWKDYLPVEQRMPGTRFIAFKVPFRKDLQEIIPYLKICTIGHLVPDDHTIFKFQCAVKGFLKENKDNDRLIGVHCTHGLNRTGYHICRYLVDVEGMWPDDAIGLFNRSCGHCLERQNYIENLQNGLIRKKFSQNQNIYQRGHIPTPGPHGEDCLQRRYSWNVEPNASQAAQNRRWYPGNYYRLPYPTYYRWTK, encoded by the exons ATGAGCCAGTGGCATCATGCCCGCGGGCGCTGGGGCCAGCGTCGCGGCTTTTCTGGACATCCGTCGGCCAAGAGGAAGGGCGGAAAGCACATCCTGGAAAG gtgGAAGGACTATCTCCCAGTTGAACAGCGGATGCCTGGGACTCGTTTCATTGCTTTCAAAGTTCCTTTCAGAAAG GACTTACAAGAAattattccttatttaaaaatttgtacaatTGGGCATCTGGTGCCAGATGATCACACCATTTTTAAATTCCAATGTGCTGTTAAAgggtttctgaaagaaaataaagataatg ACAGGCTTATTGGTGTCCACTGTACCCATGGTTTAAACAGGACTGGCTACCACATCTGCAG atatttggtTGATGTAGAAGGCATGTGGCCAGATGATGCAATTGGAT TATTTAATAGGAGCTGTGGACATTGCTTAGAAAGACAAAACTACATTGAAAACCTTCAGAATGGTCTCATCAGAAA aaaatttTCACAGAATCAAAACATTTACCAGAGAGGCCATATTCCTACTCCTGGTCCCCACGGAGAGGACTGTTTACAAAGGAGGTACTCTTGGAATGTAGAGCCAAACGCCAGTCAAGCAGCGCAGAACAGAAGGTGGTATCCTGGCAATTACTACAGACTACCCTATCCGACCTATTATAGATGGACCAAGTGA
- the LOC101285966 gene encoding RNA/RNP complex-1-interacting phosphatase-like isoform X1 — protein MSQWHHARGRWGQRRGFSGHPSAKRKGGKHILERWKDYLPVEQRMPGTRFIAFKVPFRKDLQEIIPYLKICTIGHLVPDDHTIFKFQCAVKGFLKENKDNDRLIGVHCTHGLNRTGYHICRYLVDVEGMWPDDAIGLFNRSCGHCLERQNYIENLQNGLIRKNRDSSVSRTSGFDDSAHMMEPVHTANKSVNQGSITYIRPQVTQHLGISIPRPKICSNQKENFHRIKTFTREAIFLLLVPTERTVYKGGTLGM, from the exons ATGAGCCAGTGGCATCATGCCCGCGGGCGCTGGGGCCAGCGTCGCGGCTTTTCTGGACATCCGTCGGCCAAGAGGAAGGGCGGAAAGCACATCCTGGAAAG gtgGAAGGACTATCTCCCAGTTGAACAGCGGATGCCTGGGACTCGTTTCATTGCTTTCAAAGTTCCTTTCAGAAAG GACTTACAAGAAattattccttatttaaaaatttgtacaatTGGGCATCTGGTGCCAGATGATCACACCATTTTTAAATTCCAATGTGCTGTTAAAgggtttctgaaagaaaataaagataatg ACAGGCTTATTGGTGTCCACTGTACCCATGGTTTAAACAGGACTGGCTACCACATCTGCAG atatttggtTGATGTAGAAGGCATGTGGCCAGATGATGCAATTGGAT TATTTAATAGGAGCTGTGGACATTGCTTAGAAAGACAAAACTACATTGAAAACCTTCAGAATGGTCTCATCAGAAA GAATCGGGATTCCAGTGTATCCAGAACAAGTGGTTTTGATGACTCAGCGCATATGATGGAACCagttcacacagctaataagtctGTTAACCAAGGAAGTATAACCTACATTAGACCCCAGGTTACCCAACATCTCGGCATTTCCATACCCAGACCCAAGATTTGCAGCAATCAGAAAG aaaatttTCACAGAATCAAAACATTTACCAGAGAGGCCATATTCCTACTCCTGGTCCCCACGGAGAGGACTGTTTACAAAGGAGGTACTCTTGGAATGTAG
- the LOC101285966 gene encoding RNA/RNP complex-1-interacting phosphatase-like isoform X3, whose protein sequence is MSQWHHARGRWGQRRGFSGHPSAKRKGGKHILERWKDYLPVEQRMPGTRFIAFKVPFRKDLQEIIPYLKICTIGHLVPDDHTIFKFQCAVKGFLKENKDNDRLIGVHCTHGLNRTGYHICRYLVDVEGMWPDDAIGLFNRSCGHCLERQNYIENLQNGLIRKPVTFCGNILFEESGFQCIQNKWF, encoded by the exons ATGAGCCAGTGGCATCATGCCCGCGGGCGCTGGGGCCAGCGTCGCGGCTTTTCTGGACATCCGTCGGCCAAGAGGAAGGGCGGAAAGCACATCCTGGAAAG gtgGAAGGACTATCTCCCAGTTGAACAGCGGATGCCTGGGACTCGTTTCATTGCTTTCAAAGTTCCTTTCAGAAAG GACTTACAAGAAattattccttatttaaaaatttgtacaatTGGGCATCTGGTGCCAGATGATCACACCATTTTTAAATTCCAATGTGCTGTTAAAgggtttctgaaagaaaataaagataatg ACAGGCTTATTGGTGTCCACTGTACCCATGGTTTAAACAGGACTGGCTACCACATCTGCAG atatttggtTGATGTAGAAGGCATGTGGCCAGATGATGCAATTGGAT TATTTAATAGGAGCTGTGGACATTGCTTAGAAAGACAAAACTACATTGAAAACCTTCAGAATGGTCTCATCAGAAA ACCAGTAACATTTTGTGGAAACATTCTGTTTGAGGAATCGGGATTCCAGTGTATCCAGAACAAGTGGTTTTGA